A single window of Liolophura sinensis isolate JHLJ2023 chromosome 6, CUHK_Ljap_v2, whole genome shotgun sequence DNA harbors:
- the LOC135468169 gene encoding ras GTPase-activating protein 1-like isoform X2, whose product MVIGKEGSSDRWFYSLSDPLAPSRSVGGMATRGPGTEGGHQPECVYENEIFQSVSPNHRPEISSYVWFHGDLNREESQAKLLSRHKDGMYVVRNSSHQSFRYCLSVYFSTKVYHIPIRMEDGMFSLGDKRHHNPNFSCVPDLIAHFQQFPLFLKRDKSLQTNLLLALPK is encoded by the exons ATGGTTATTGGAAAGGAGGGATCTTCGGATAGGTGGTTCTATTCGCTGTCAGATCCTCTGGCACCGTCGAGGTCGGTTGGTGGTATGGCGACCAGGGGGCCAGGGACCGAGGGTGGTCACCAGCCTGAATGCGTGTACGaaaatgaaatctttcaatCTGTGTCACCTAATCACCGA CCGGAGATAAGCAGCTATGTATGGTTCCATGGTGATTTAAACAGAGAAGAATCCCAAGCAAAGTTGCTGAGTCGACATAAG GATGGGATGTACGTTGTGAGAAACAGCTCGCACCAAAGCTTTAgatactgtctgtctgtgtacTTCTCTACAAAAGTTTATCACATTCCCATTCGCATGGAAGACGGGATGTTTTCGTTAGGGGATAAACGCCATCATAACCCA AACTTCAGTTGCGTGCCTGATTTAATAGCCCACTTCCAGCAGTTTCCGCTGTTCCTTAAACGGGACAAaagtttacaaacaaatttgCTACTAGCCTTACCCAAGTGA
- the LOC135468169 gene encoding uncharacterized protein LOC135468169 isoform X1 codes for MVIGKEGSSDRWFYSLSDPLAPSRSVGGMATRGPGTEGGHQPECVYENEIFQSVSPNHRVSDPEISSYVWFHGDLNREESQAKLLSRHKDGMYVVRNSSHQSFRYCLSVYFSTKVYHIPIRMEDGMFSLGDKRHHNPNFSCVPDLIAHFQQFPLFLKRDKSLQTNLLLALPK; via the exons ATGGTTATTGGAAAGGAGGGATCTTCGGATAGGTGGTTCTATTCGCTGTCAGATCCTCTGGCACCGTCGAGGTCGGTTGGTGGTATGGCGACCAGGGGGCCAGGGACCGAGGGTGGTCACCAGCCTGAATGCGTGTACGaaaatgaaatctttcaatCTGTGTCACCTAATCACCGAGTGAGTGAT CCGGAGATAAGCAGCTATGTATGGTTCCATGGTGATTTAAACAGAGAAGAATCCCAAGCAAAGTTGCTGAGTCGACATAAG GATGGGATGTACGTTGTGAGAAACAGCTCGCACCAAAGCTTTAgatactgtctgtctgtgtacTTCTCTACAAAAGTTTATCACATTCCCATTCGCATGGAAGACGGGATGTTTTCGTTAGGGGATAAACGCCATCATAACCCA AACTTCAGTTGCGTGCCTGATTTAATAGCCCACTTCCAGCAGTTTCCGCTGTTCCTTAAACGGGACAAaagtttacaaacaaatttgCTACTAGCCTTACCCAAGTGA
- the LOC135468169 gene encoding dual adapter for phosphotyrosine and 3-phosphotyrosine and 3-phosphoinositide-like isoform X4: MAKPEISSYVWFHGDLNREESQAKLLSRHKDGMYVVRNSSHQSFRYCLSVYFSTKVYHIPIRMEDGMFSLGDKRHHNPNFSCVPDLIAHFQQFPLFLKRDKSLQTNLLLALPK, encoded by the exons ATGGCCAAG CCGGAGATAAGCAGCTATGTATGGTTCCATGGTGATTTAAACAGAGAAGAATCCCAAGCAAAGTTGCTGAGTCGACATAAG GATGGGATGTACGTTGTGAGAAACAGCTCGCACCAAAGCTTTAgatactgtctgtctgtgtacTTCTCTACAAAAGTTTATCACATTCCCATTCGCATGGAAGACGGGATGTTTTCGTTAGGGGATAAACGCCATCATAACCCA AACTTCAGTTGCGTGCCTGATTTAATAGCCCACTTCCAGCAGTTTCCGCTGTTCCTTAAACGGGACAAaagtttacaaacaaatttgCTACTAGCCTTACCCAAGTGA
- the LOC135468169 gene encoding dual adapter for phosphotyrosine and 3-phosphotyrosine and 3-phosphoinositide-like isoform X3, whose translation MYISSSLVDSQQSILWHSVSPEISSYVWFHGDLNREESQAKLLSRHKDGMYVVRNSSHQSFRYCLSVYFSTKVYHIPIRMEDGMFSLGDKRHHNPNFSCVPDLIAHFQQFPLFLKRDKSLQTNLLLALPK comes from the exons ATGTACATCTCTAGTTCACTAGTAGACAGTCAACAAAGCATTTTATGGCATTCAGTCAGT CCGGAGATAAGCAGCTATGTATGGTTCCATGGTGATTTAAACAGAGAAGAATCCCAAGCAAAGTTGCTGAGTCGACATAAG GATGGGATGTACGTTGTGAGAAACAGCTCGCACCAAAGCTTTAgatactgtctgtctgtgtacTTCTCTACAAAAGTTTATCACATTCCCATTCGCATGGAAGACGGGATGTTTTCGTTAGGGGATAAACGCCATCATAACCCA AACTTCAGTTGCGTGCCTGATTTAATAGCCCACTTCCAGCAGTTTCCGCTGTTCCTTAAACGGGACAAaagtttacaaacaaatttgCTACTAGCCTTACCCAAGTGA